One genomic window of Coffea eugenioides isolate CCC68of chromosome 1, Ceug_1.0, whole genome shotgun sequence includes the following:
- the LOC113776217 gene encoding lysosomal Pro-X carboxypeptidase-like translates to MDLLGSLLSLWLPLLLLLCFSTSISSAVYHPHKIPRLSPIRRTNLRDPDDTLTKASRSEDFKSYFYEQTLDHFNYNPKSYTKFNQSYVINSKFWGGAKSNSPIFAYLGAEAPLAGDIETIGFLPDNAPRFKALLVYIEHRFYGKSVPHGSMEKAMKNKAIRGYFNSAQALADYAEVLMHVKHKFSAKNAPIIVVGGSYGGMLASWFRLKYPHIALGAVASSAPVLYFDDITPQNGYDSIVTKDYKEESEHCYQTIRKSWSEIDEVASKPNGLSILSKRFKTCAPLSSPSELADYLASMFTMAAQYNAPPMYPVAELCSGIDKAPEGTDILGRIFAGVVSFRKDESCYDVLENTIPSETDIGWQWQTCSEMVMPMGHGSNGTIFPSSPFNLPDFIKGCKSSYGVSPRPHWITTYYGGHDIKLIFQRFGSNIIFSNGLKDPYSSAGVRENLSDSLLAVYTAKGSHCLDILAAQKSDPSWLVAQRKLEVEIIDGWIKQYYADLEIFFFKNKN, encoded by the exons CCCCACAAAATCCCAAGGCTCAGTCCAATACGGAGAACAAATCTTCGAGACCCTGACGATACTCTAACTAAAGCTTCTCGTTCAGAAGATTTCAAATCATACTTTTACGAACAGACACTAGACCACTTCAATTATAACCCAAAAAGCTataccaaattcaaccaaagtTATGTGATCAATTCAAAATTCTGGGGTGGTGCCAAGTCGAACTCTCCAATCTTTGCATATCTTGGAGCCGAAGCTCCATTGGCTGGAGATATAGAGACTATTGGTTTTCTCCCTGATAATGCCCCTCGGTTTAAAGCTCTCCTTGTCTACATAGAG CATAGGTTTTACGGAAAATCTGTACCGCATGGATCAATGGAAAAAGCAATGAAAAATAAAGCTATTCGTGGTTATTTCAACTCGGCTCAAGCTTTAGCTGATTACGCAGAAGTTTTAATGCATGTAAAACATAAATTTTCTGCTAAAAATGCTCCGATTATCGTTGTTGGTGGATCATATGGAGGAA TGCTAGCTTCGTGGTTTCGCCTCAAATATCCTCATATTGCACTTGGTGCTGTAGCATCATCAGCTCCCGTtctttactttgatgacatcaCTCCACAAAATGGTTACGATTCCATTGTGACCAAGGACTATAAA GAGGAGAGTGAGCACTGTTACCAAACTATACGAAAATCATGGTCTGAGATTGACGAAGTTGCTTCTAAACCAAATGGTCTCTCCATTCTCAGCAAAAGATTCAAGACTTGCGC GCCTTTGAGTAGTCCGTCTGAGCTTGCGGATTACTTGGCTTCCATGTTCACAATGGCTGCTCAGTACAACGCACCGCCGATGTATCCCGTCGCTGAGTTGTGTAGTGGAATAGACAAAGCACCCGAAGGAACTGATATTCTTGGCCGCATTTTTGCTGGTGTTGTTTCTTTCAGGAAAGACGAGTCATGCTATGATGTGTTGGAAAATACCATACCCAGTGAAACAGATATCGGATGGCAATGGCAA ACTTGTAGCGAGATGGTGATGCCCATGGGGCATGGCAGCAATGGTACAATATTCCCATCGTCACCTTTCAACCTACCGGATTTCATTAAGGGCTGCAAAAGTTCATATGGGGTCTCACCTCGGCCTCATTGGATCACAACTTATTATGGTGGCCAT GACATAAAATTGATTTTCCAAAGATTTGGAAGCAATATCATATTCTCCAATGGCTTGAAGGATCCTTATAGTAGTGCCGG GGTGCGAGAGAACTTATCCGACAGCCTTCTTGCTGTTTACACAGCTAAAG GATCTCATTGCTTGGACATACTGGCAGCACAAAAAAGTGATCCGTCCTGGTTGGTTGCTCAGAGGAAATTGGAGGTTGAGATCATTGACGGATGGATCAAACAGTATTACGCTgatcttgaaattttcttttttaagaataaaaactaG